In Setaria italica strain Yugu1 chromosome IX, Setaria_italica_v2.0, whole genome shotgun sequence, the genomic stretch CGCGTGCACAGGCTCGCGGCGGGGGTCGCGTGTCAGGAAGGATGTCGCGTGCGTGGTGACGACCGGGGAGAGCCGAGGGAGAGCTGAGGGCTCGTCGCGCGCgcaaaggtaaaaaaaaaggcNNNNNNNNNNNNNNNNNNNNNNNNNNNNNNNNNNNNNNNNNNNNNNNNNNNNNNNNNNNNNNNNNNNNNNNNNNNNNNNNNNNNNNNNNNNNNNNNNNNNNNNNNNNNNNNNNNNNNNNNNNNNNNNNNNNNNNNNNNNNNNNNNNNNNNNNNNNNNNNNNNNNNNNNNNNNNNNNNNNNNNNNNNNNNNNNNNNNNNNNNNNNNNNNNNNNNNNNNNNNNNNNNNNNNNNNNNNNNNNNNNNNNNNNNNNNNNNNNNNNNNNNNNNNNNNNNNNNNNNNNNNNNNNNNNNNNNNNNNNNNNNNNNNNNNNNNNNNNNNNNNNNNNNNNNNNNNNNNNNNNNNNNNNNNNNNNNNNNNNNNNNNNNNNNNNNNNNNNNNNNNNNNNNNNNNNNNNNNNNNNNNNNNNNNNNNNNNNNNNNNNNNNNNNNNNNNNTATCACATCACATGTTAGGATGCTAAATACAAGTATTAAACCTGAGGAAAATTcccaaaactaattgcacatttgggggggggggggggatgctCTCTGGTGGTTTATTAGGCGCGTGCCACGGCGCCACGCGCGGACGCCGAGACCGAGGAgaggctcggcggcggcgcttttCCGACCCCGACGAGGGTGGTGATGGATGGGGACGCGCCATGCGTGGACGGTGTACCTACGCCCGTGATGAACTGCCGCATGATGGCATGTCGTCCCTCCCCTCGTAGCTTGACGAGATTCGTGCGAAATGTTTGTGTGCCGGTGGCCGGCCTGCGGGCGTCGTTTGGTCCCGAGAGCTTGGGTGCGCTGTGTGGATTCGACCGTTGCTGCTTAGGACGCCGTGGGCCGTGTTTGGGCCGGTCCGTCACAACGCGATTCCGGCGTTGGGCTGTGCCGCCGAATATACTTAGGCCTATGCCATCATGAACGAAGCACTTGTGTAGGCCTGGCCTAATTTACGTACACGCTGATTCCTTGAAGATTCGGGCTACAGCAGCATTTTGACACAGAGTCAGTCAGATGATGAGCATATtcctctctcaaaaaaaagaagaaagaaaatacGACGAGCATATGGGCTGCTAAACAAAAATGATGAGGGTTGTGATATCTTATTGGACTGCTAAACAAAAATGATTATCATATGGGCTGCTAAACAAAGAATAAAGTAGGGTTGTGATCTTATTGGACTGCTAAACAAAAATGATGAGCATATGGGCTGCTAAACAAAAAATGATGAGCATATTTTTCACTTCTTGATCGGATACGTTTCGTTGGTCCACTGAACACTTAATGCTGAAGGCAAGATCTTGAATGGTTCATGGTCTGCAGCAGTTGACCACCACATGTCATCCGATCGAGGGAAGCAATGATCACCTCCAAAAACATATCTCCGCTCGTGGGAAGCAATGATCACCTCCAAAAACATATCTCCGCTCGTCTCCCGTCATTTTTACGTTCTATGAAAAATCGAACTACTGCCGTGTTGCGCTAGCACAATGTATACTTTGACAACCATTTACAAAGCAAATATGAAGATCAATTAGCAGACAAGTTTCAAATTTAATCTGAAAAATTACCCCCCAGAATCAAAAgatcattcttttttttggaaaaagtatatttttcatccctcaagtattgcaaaagtgtgacattcatccctcatattttatttggagtaaatcaaccccttaactaactaaactgGTGCAATTATCATCTCCACCTTAGTTTAACGATGGTTTAGGGTTATATAACATATCATGTAATAATCTTACTAAGTGAATTAGCTCTGTTAATTTTTTCAATAAAGTTATTATGGGTACCAATTTAGAGAATTTACTAATTTTTTTGGCTTTATATCTTTAACTCAGCATGTTATATCGCTAAGCAGTGATTAATAATATGGTTACGTGGCATAAACTGCAATTAGATGGCACTGAACTCTTATTAAACTAAGTtggggatgataaatgcaccaaTTTAGTTAATTAAAGGGTTGATTTGCATCAAATGATACATgagggatgaatgtcacacttttacAATACttagggatgaaaaatacacttttttctttgttttaaaaaaagataGTTTATACCTTGATAAGAAATCACATGATTTTTTCTCAACAAATACTTCTTGACCCCCCCCCCACACCCCCCGTTTTAAAAATAAAACCATTTTTTCTTATTATTAGAAGCTTGTTTCGAAGGGAAAAAGCATTAATTTTGCCCCACCACTACCCGTGATGGATGTCGTGGTCATCATCGGGGCCCGCCGCGTTTTCTTGACCGATTTGCAACGGGCCTGCCCGTTCTTGTTAGGCAGAAAAATCAGCCCGTACTGGACTACTGGTACATGCAGCTGCAAATGTTTAAGCAATCTAGATGACTTCAGAGTCACGTACGTGCGTGCTGATTCGTCAGTATTTGTGGAAATTCAACACACCGGCGATAACAGTTCGTTTTCAACATCGGTTGGCCCATACTTTCTGATTTGTAATTTATcctcattttatttttgaaaaaaaaataaagcggCATATTCACCTATCAATTATTACATGAAAGTGCTTTTTTTTTAGCTTCAACTGGATTATATAATCCGGAACGTGAAACAAACAGGGTCTTTAAACTTCCTCAGATTCTCGCTAGGTCTCCAAGTTCAGAAACTTCTCAAGTAGTTCGCGCTGGACGAGTGGAAGAAAGATTCCCAGATCCTACCCTTGAGAATTTATGAAATCTAGCTTGGAATTCGTTAAAAAAACAACCCTGCCCTCGAGAAAACATTACGATTCCGGTTTGTCCAATCAAGCTTCCTTGCCAAACTTGTGGAAGCCGGCGAGAAAATTCCAGCACGCAAACGTTGAATTCCAGATCATCCACGCCTATATATACGCCCCCAGTCCCCCCTCCACACTGCATCACACTCAACAGCAAGCTCCGCGTAGAGCAACTAATCACAAACTAGACAGATCGAGGGCGGAGCAGAGCAGAAATGGCTTccatcctccacctcctccctctcctcctcctcgccgcggccgcggccgacgcGGCCACCTTCACCGTGACCAACAACTGCCAGTACACCGTGTGGGCGGCCGCggtgcccggcggcggcaggcagcTGGACAACGGGCAGACCTGGACCGTCGACGTGCCGGCGGGCACCACCGGCGGTCGCGTGTGGGCGCGCACGGGGTGCTCCTTCGACGGCAGCGGGAACGGGCGGTGCGACACCGGCGACTGCGGCGGCGTGCTGCAGTGCTCCGGGTACGGGCAGCCGCCCAACACGCTGGCCGAGTACGGGCTGAACAAGTTCCAGGACCTCGACTTCTTCGACATCTCGCTGGTGGACGGGTTCAACGTGCCCATGGACTTCctgccggcgggcggcggcgccgggtgcCCCAAGGGCGGGCCGCGGTGCCGCGCCGACGTCACGGCGCAGTGCCCCGCCGAGCTGCGCGCCACCGGCGGCTGCAACAACCCGTGCACGGTGTTCAAGACGGACCAGTACTGCTGCACGGGGTCGGAGCAGGACACCTGCGGGCCAACCGACTACTCGAGGTTCTTCAAGGGGCAGTGCCCGGACGCCTACAGCTACCCCAAGGACGACGCGACGAGCACCTACACTTGCCCCGGCGGAACCAACTACAACGTCGTCTTCTGCCCCTGATTGAACGTGCACCTGAGCTGAACGCATATGCTTATTTATAGCATGATCAAATAAACAAGCTagcataacaaaagaataaGTTATAGCTTGTGCAAGAATAATCACCACTGCTCAATGCTCTCGTCGGTCATGGCAATTGGCATGGGTATATACTATGTATTGCATGCAATAGCTATATGTTCTTCAAGATCGGAAGTTTTGTGCAATTAATGATATCGTACTACGTATATGGGTGTTTTGAACCATTTTCAAAGTCGGCGAGGGGAAGCAAGGGAAGCTTCTAGCTAGTTCATAGAGAAGAGCATTAACATGACATCTACCACCTCGAAGAAATGAATTGTGAAAATAATGTTTCGTAATGGTTCTAATGATGCTTGTTTTGTAtcgtaaatatttttttatataaatccGATCAAAAGTTAGAATAGTTTGACTTGTGACAAAGTATAGAACAAGCTAATCTGTGGCAGCTGTCTTTCATGGATATTACGTTGGTGCTACGTATTCAACATATCCAATTTCCAAGAGTTTGATCATGCGTTCACGCAAATCCCACGATGGCGCAAGTTCAACTTAGGTTGACGAATTCCTTCTCTGtttgtggaggtggaggcaaTCGGCCGGCTTGACCTGCAGACAAGTCAAGCCCTGATGCAGCAAAATCTACAGAAAGGAACGATATCAAGTTTAAACCACCGGCTTGACGATCATCCATGTATGCGTGCATTCAATTGACGTGGAAATGGTCAGTTGATTCGGACGTGCCATGCCCATGCCAGCCGATCGAACGGTAGCCGACTAAGCCGTTCAAGGCTGTCGCCTGGCGGGCCGCGGCAATTGGACGCAGTGGGCAGCAGACACGTGGCTTGTCTAGCGATCGCGCATTGCCTTGCGGTTGATGGTGAAGGTCCAATACACTTGGTGGGCATCATAGACCAGCCCAATAAGCAAGTCAACCTCAAGTACTcaaaaaagattttttttcaagttcATAAAACATCAGCATACGAAATTGACCAAACATAAAAGCCAGAGAAGCGGGAAAAACCGCAGAGGTGAAACAGTTGCATGTCAAGGACTGTACACTACTCTTGTAGACATTTATACGGTAtattggtaaaaaaaaaggttaaGAACATGGTTTGAAAGTACTCCCTTTGAATTTTTTTCACATGTCACGTTTGTCCTAGATCAAACTTATTcaactttgatcaaatttatagaaaaatataaaaaaaacatcCATACTACCAAACATATGCACGATGAAAATATATTCCATGATAAatttaatgaaaaaaaattaatgttatagattgtcggtgttttatatccagcaacctaccaagggtaTCTCGAGGTactagattggttggtgggggatcgtcggacctggaacttgatggtaaaagcgaggacacaagacagatttgtacaggttcggaccgccagagtagcgtaatactctacgtcctattttggagtgttgtatattgtgccttgcgcttaggtgttgtttggtgttgaggatttggtcctctgttgtggttttATAAAGTCTTGGACTACCGATTTatggacccctgccctcctgaggcaggattactagtcaaTTATAAGGAGGAGGTCCTAGCAGGATTACGTGGTATAAGTTCCAGTAGaattatagaggaatcctagtaggagtccgttttctttcttccttgtgAGTACCGGGGATTTATCCCCGATAAGTCCTCGAGCGATTCATAGTTGAATGTAGCAATCTTCGAGTACTCTTCGAATTCTCGCCGAGTAGTATTTGTGTTGGGGTATAAGACATAATTGTATTTGTGTCTGGTATTTGACCTTCTCTCTTGTGTTttagagctctcttgtgtttTAGAGCTCAGATGATCCGAACTGTGATCTTGGCATGACCCAAGCAAAGAACTTCATTCGGAAAGATTCAAGATATTATAATTTCGAGAAACGATATCTATATGATTGATCACATATGATCGGCCGTTCGAGGTTTCAACTGATCACCCTTGGAAGTCAACAGGTTCTGATATCATCAAGTTCTAACACACTGCAGTAGTGagaacaagcaagcaaagaTGGCATCCGTCCTgtgcctcctcgccgcggcggccgcggacgccGCGACCATCGTGGTCACCAACAAGTGCGGGTACACCGTGTGGCCCGCGGCGCTGCCAGGCGGCGGCACGGTGCTCAACACCGGCGACTCGTGGTCCATCGACGTGCCGGCGGGGACGCGGAACGGCCGCGTGTGGGGCCGCATGGGGTGCGGCTTCATCGCCAACGGCACGCTGGGGCAGTGCCAGACGGGCGACTGTGGCGGCACGCTGGTGTTCGGCAAGGTCGGGTTCTCGCCCGTCACGCTGGCCGAGTACTCGctcggcggcgggagcggcggcggcgccgactaCTTCGAGATCTCCCTCGTCCACGGGTTCAACGCGCCCATGTCGTTCTtgcccagcggcggcggggccagcAGGTGCGCCTCGGCGGGCCGTCGTGCCCCGTGCAGGAGATCGATCACCTTCAACTGCCCGTTCGAGCAGCGCGCCAAGGCCGGGTGCAACAACCCGTGCGACGGCAGGAGCGGCAGCTGCGGCCCGAACAACGGGACGGAGTACTTGAAGAAGTCGAGCCCGCAGACGATCACGCACCCCAGGGGCACGAGCAACACCAATCTACACGTGCCCGCCCGGGACAAACTACGAAATCACCTTCTGCCCATGAAATCCAGTTGAGCCACCGACCGAGCTAGTGATCTGATCGGTTTGGTCTTGGACTAGTAGTACGTGTGCCTAGCATACAGACAAGCTAAGTAGAAGCTCATCTGATGCTATATTGCTGAATAAAAACTAGACATTGTGTGTGCAATGGTATATACTTCTGTGATGTGTACTTAACTTATTGGATGTAAACGTACCCTTTTCAATCAAGGAAAATCGTGAACGAATAAAGATGTGCATTTTGTGTGGAAATAGCTAGTGATGTACAATGGACGTTTCTGCGAGGAGCATGTAGTTTTTTTGCTCCTGTGATCGTGTCACTGGTCGCGCGTGTCTGTGTTCAACTTCAACAGCATTCGCACGAAACCTAAAGGCTGAAGCAGAGCATGGCAGGAATCGATGCCCATTGCTCGGTAGGATTTGTAAGCCCGACTAGTTTCAGTAGGGCTGGTGACCTAGCGAACCCGTACAAGTAACGATTAACGACTTGTGACGCGGCAAATTAGGCACACCTCGTCAGTGACACTAGGTCTGGTTGTGGTTGCACGAACACTCAACACACATCTCGTCCACTGCTATTGCCGACTGCAGAATCGCACTCGCACGCAAGAAGACGAAATTGGAGTTTGCAAGTTTATATTTATGTAATCAGACCATTGTAATTTTGGACTTTCTATCCTCTCTTATATGACATGGCAGCGCTCCTGCcttactttcaaaaaaaaataaccgAAACGAAAAATTAGGGGCTTTGCTATAGTTCATTTGACTGGAAATAGACAATTTCTGATATTTCTGAGTCCATGCACGATGCATTTGGCGCTCTCTCTCGCTCGAAAGGTGTTTTCGACGGCCTAGGCTACATTTCGGCCCTGCCCACCACGAGCGAGCGCGGCCCGCCGTGcgggatttttttttacaaaaataattTTGGGACAATACACAGTCGATTTTCGGGCCAATGAAGAACGCGATTTTTCCAGCAGCCCAAGTGGCCGACGTTtcggcccagcccagcccagcccagcttGAGTCCCTGACCCCGCCGGACCCTCGTAAACCCTAGTCCCCAATTCGCCCAACGTACCAACCTACCTACCAGgccaccgccaccatcgccgcAAGTTCGCCGCTCCTCCGGGCTCCCGGCCTCCTGTCCCCCGCCGCCCTAACCCTAGCCGTAgcc encodes the following:
- the LOC101785089 gene encoding protein P21, which produces MASILHLLPLLLLAAAAADAATFTVTNNCQYTVWAAAVPGGGRQLDNGQTWTVDVPAGTTGGRVWARTGCSFDGSGNGRCDTGDCGGVLQCSGYGQPPNTLAEYGLNKFQDLDFFDISLVDGFNVPMDFLPAGGGAGCPKGGPRCRADVTAQCPAELRATGGCNNPCTVFKTDQYCCTGSEQDTCGPTDYSRFFKGQCPDAYSYPKDDATSTYTCPGGTNYNVVFCP
- the LOC101769623 gene encoding protein P21, whose protein sequence is MASVLCLLAAAAADAATIVVTNKCGYTVWPAALPGGGTVLNTGDSWSIDVPAGTRNGRVWGRMGCGFIANGTLGQCQTGDCGGTLVFGKVGFSPVTLAEYSLGGGSGGGADYFEISLVHGFNAPMSFLPSGGGASRCASAGRRAPCRRSITFNCPFEQRAKAGCNNPCDGRSGSCGPNNGTEYLKKSSPQTITHPRGTSNTNLHVPARDKLRNHLLPMKSS